A genomic window from Fimbriimonadaceae bacterium includes:
- a CDS encoding response regulator transcription factor, which produces MPETIRVVVADDEAPYRSALQRTLTLMPECELVAVCKDGREALDACLADPPDVLLTDINMPALSGIEVTRQLLKTEKDVRVVILTVEEDSDIVYDAFRAGALGYLLKSSTPQDVIEAIRLAERGEAKITPKIATKVIEDFRRIREDEETDDTELFVLSDRESEILELVAQGLRNKEIANRLCIAEKTVKNHVSNILKALQVNSRTEAAMKAVRAKLVDRP; this is translated from the coding sequence ATGCCCGAAACGATCCGAGTCGTCGTCGCTGATGACGAGGCTCCCTATCGAAGCGCACTGCAACGGACGCTGACGCTGATGCCGGAGTGCGAACTGGTCGCCGTGTGCAAGGATGGGCGCGAAGCGCTGGACGCGTGCCTGGCCGATCCGCCCGACGTGTTGCTCACCGACATCAACATGCCGGCCCTCAGCGGCATCGAGGTCACGCGCCAACTCCTGAAGACCGAGAAAGATGTCCGCGTGGTGATCCTCACCGTCGAAGAGGACTCGGACATCGTTTACGACGCGTTTCGCGCGGGCGCCCTGGGTTACCTGTTGAAGAGCTCGACGCCCCAGGACGTCATCGAAGCGATTCGCCTGGCCGAGCGCGGCGAGGCCAAGATCACGCCCAAGATCGCCACGAAGGTGATCGAAGACTTCCGGCGCATCCGCGAAGACGAGGAGACCGACGACACCGAGCTGTTCGTGTTGAGCGACCGCGAGAGCGAGATCCTCGAGCTCGTGGCCCAAGGCCTGCGGAACAAGGAGATCGCCAACCGTCTCTGCATCGCCGAGAAGACGGTCAAGAACCACGTGAGCAACATCCTCAAGGCGCTCCAGGTCAACAGCCGCACCGAGGCGGCGATGAA